A window of Saccopteryx leptura isolate mSacLep1 chromosome 5, mSacLep1_pri_phased_curated, whole genome shotgun sequence contains these coding sequences:
- the SMARCD3 gene encoding SWI/SNF-related matrix-associated actin-dependent regulator of chromatin subfamily D member 3 isoform X1 — MAADEVAGGARKATKSKLFEFLVHGVRPGMPSGARMPHQGAPMGPPGSPYMGSPAVRPGLAPAGMEPARKRAAPPPGQSQAQSQGQPVPTAPARSRSAKRRKMADKILPQRIRELVPESQAYMDLLAFERKLDQTIMRKRVDIQEALKRPMKQKRKLRLYISNTFNPAKPDAEDSDGSIASWELRVEGKLLDDPSKQKRKFSSFFKSLVIELDKDLYGPDNHLVEWHRTPTTQETDGFQVKRPGDLSVRCTLLLMLDYQPPQFKLDPRLARLLGLHTQSRSAIVQALWQYVKTNRLQDSHDKEYINGDKYFQQIFDCPRLKFSEIPQRLTALLLPPDPIVINHVISVDPSDQKKTACYDIDVEVEEPLKGQMSSFLLSTANQQEISALDSKIHETIESINQLKIQRDFMLSFSRDPKGYIQDLLCSQSRDLKVMTDVAGNPEEERRAEFYQQPWSQEAVSRYFYCKIQQRRQELEQSLVVRNT; from the exons ATGGCCGCGGACGAAGTTGCCGGAGGGGCGCGCAAAGCCACGAAAAGCAAACTTTTTGAGTTTCTGGTCCATGGGGTG cgcCCCGGGATGCCGTCTGGAGCCCGGatgccccaccagggggcgcccaTGGGCCCCCCGGGCTCCCCGTACATGGGCAGCCCCGCCGTGCGACCCGGCCTGGCCCCCGCGGGCATGGAGCCCGCCCGCAAGCGAGCAGCGCCCCCGCCCGGCCAGAGCCAggcccagagccagggccagcctGTGCCCACCGCCCCCGCGCGGAGCCGCAG tGCCAAGAGGAGGAAGATGGCTGACAAAATCCTCCCTCAAAGG ATCCGGGAGCTGGTCCCTGAGTCCCAGGCTTACATGGACCTCCTGGCATTTGAGAGGAAACTGGATCAGACCATCATGCGGAAGCGGGTGGACATTCAGGAGGCTCTGAAGAGGCCTATGAAG CAAAAGCGGAAGCTGCGTCTTTATATCTCCAATACTTTTAACCCTGCGAAGCCTGATGCCGAGGACTCCGATGGCAGCATCGCCTCCTGGGAGCTGCGGGTGGAAGGGAAGCTCTTGGATGAC cCCAGCAAGCAGAAGCGCAAGTTCTCCTCCTTCTTCAAGAGTTTGGTCATTGAGCTGGACAAAGACCTTTATGGCCCCGACAACCACCTTGTTGAG TGGCACCGGACGCCCACCACTCAGGAGACAGACGGGTTCCAGGTGAAGAGGCCGGGGGACCTGAGCGTGCGCTGTACGCTCCTCCTCATGCTGGACTACCAG CCCCCCCAGTTCAAGCTGGATCCCCGCCTGGCCCGGTTGCTGGGCTTGCACACACAGAGCCGCTCAGCCATCGTCCAGGCCCTGTGGCAGTACGTGAAGACCAACCGGCTGCAGGACTCACATGACAAGGAGTACATCAATGGGGACAAATATTTCCAGCAG ATTTTCGATTGTCCCCGGCTGAAGTTTTCTGAGATCCCCCAGCGCCTAACAGCTCTGCTGCTGCCCCCTGACCCCATTGTCATCAACCACGTCATCAG TGTGGACCCCTCGGACCAGAAGAAGACAGCATGCTACGACATTGATGTGGAGGTGGAGGAGCCACTAAAGGGCCAGATGAGCAGCTTTCTGCTGTCCACCGCCAACCAGCAGGAGATCAGCGCTCTGGACAGTAAG ATCCATGAGACGATTGAGTCCATAAACCAGCTCAAGATCCAGAGGGACTTCATGCTAAGCTTTTCCAGAGACCCCAAAGGCTACATTCAAGACCTGCTCTGCTCCCAGAGCCGGGACCTCAAG gtgatgACAGATGTGGCAGGCAACCCTGAGGAGGAGCGCCGGGCCGAGTTCTACCAGCAGCCCTGGTCCCAGGAAGCTGTCAGCCGCTACTTCTACTGCAAG ATCCAGCAGCGCAGGCAGGAGCTGGAGCAGTCGCTGGTGGTGCG
- the SMARCD3 gene encoding SWI/SNF-related matrix-associated actin-dependent regulator of chromatin subfamily D member 3 isoform X3 yields the protein MPSGARMPHQGAPMGPPGSPYMGSPAVRPGLAPAGMEPARKRAAPPPGQSQAQSQGQPVPTAPARSRSAKRRKMADKILPQRIRELVPESQAYMDLLAFERKLDQTIMRKRVDIQEALKRPMKQKRKLRLYISNTFNPAKPDAEDSDGSIASWELRVEGKLLDDPSKQKRKFSSFFKSLVIELDKDLYGPDNHLVEWHRTPTTQETDGFQVKRPGDLSVRCTLLLMLDYQPPQFKLDPRLARLLGLHTQSRSAIVQALWQYVKTNRLQDSHDKEYINGDKYFQQIFDCPRLKFSEIPQRLTALLLPPDPIVINHVISVDPSDQKKTACYDIDVEVEEPLKGQMSSFLLSTANQQEISALDSKIHETIESINQLKIQRDFMLSFSRDPKGYIQDLLCSQSRDLKVMTDVAGNPEEERRAEFYQQPWSQEAVSRYFYCKIQQRRQELEQSLVVRNT from the exons ATGCCGTCTGGAGCCCGGatgccccaccagggggcgcccaTGGGCCCCCCGGGCTCCCCGTACATGGGCAGCCCCGCCGTGCGACCCGGCCTGGCCCCCGCGGGCATGGAGCCCGCCCGCAAGCGAGCAGCGCCCCCGCCCGGCCAGAGCCAggcccagagccagggccagcctGTGCCCACCGCCCCCGCGCGGAGCCGCAG tGCCAAGAGGAGGAAGATGGCTGACAAAATCCTCCCTCAAAGG ATCCGGGAGCTGGTCCCTGAGTCCCAGGCTTACATGGACCTCCTGGCATTTGAGAGGAAACTGGATCAGACCATCATGCGGAAGCGGGTGGACATTCAGGAGGCTCTGAAGAGGCCTATGAAG CAAAAGCGGAAGCTGCGTCTTTATATCTCCAATACTTTTAACCCTGCGAAGCCTGATGCCGAGGACTCCGATGGCAGCATCGCCTCCTGGGAGCTGCGGGTGGAAGGGAAGCTCTTGGATGAC cCCAGCAAGCAGAAGCGCAAGTTCTCCTCCTTCTTCAAGAGTTTGGTCATTGAGCTGGACAAAGACCTTTATGGCCCCGACAACCACCTTGTTGAG TGGCACCGGACGCCCACCACTCAGGAGACAGACGGGTTCCAGGTGAAGAGGCCGGGGGACCTGAGCGTGCGCTGTACGCTCCTCCTCATGCTGGACTACCAG CCCCCCCAGTTCAAGCTGGATCCCCGCCTGGCCCGGTTGCTGGGCTTGCACACACAGAGCCGCTCAGCCATCGTCCAGGCCCTGTGGCAGTACGTGAAGACCAACCGGCTGCAGGACTCACATGACAAGGAGTACATCAATGGGGACAAATATTTCCAGCAG ATTTTCGATTGTCCCCGGCTGAAGTTTTCTGAGATCCCCCAGCGCCTAACAGCTCTGCTGCTGCCCCCTGACCCCATTGTCATCAACCACGTCATCAG TGTGGACCCCTCGGACCAGAAGAAGACAGCATGCTACGACATTGATGTGGAGGTGGAGGAGCCACTAAAGGGCCAGATGAGCAGCTTTCTGCTGTCCACCGCCAACCAGCAGGAGATCAGCGCTCTGGACAGTAAG ATCCATGAGACGATTGAGTCCATAAACCAGCTCAAGATCCAGAGGGACTTCATGCTAAGCTTTTCCAGAGACCCCAAAGGCTACATTCAAGACCTGCTCTGCTCCCAGAGCCGGGACCTCAAG gtgatgACAGATGTGGCAGGCAACCCTGAGGAGGAGCGCCGGGCCGAGTTCTACCAGCAGCCCTGGTCCCAGGAAGCTGTCAGCCGCTACTTCTACTGCAAG ATCCAGCAGCGCAGGCAGGAGCTGGAGCAGTCGCTGGTGGTGCG
- the SMARCD3 gene encoding SWI/SNF-related matrix-associated actin-dependent regulator of chromatin subfamily D member 3 isoform X2 encodes MTPGLQHPPAVVQRPGMPSGARMPHQGAPMGPPGSPYMGSPAVRPGLAPAGMEPARKRAAPPPGQSQAQSQGQPVPTAPARSRSAKRRKMADKILPQRIRELVPESQAYMDLLAFERKLDQTIMRKRVDIQEALKRPMKQKRKLRLYISNTFNPAKPDAEDSDGSIASWELRVEGKLLDDPSKQKRKFSSFFKSLVIELDKDLYGPDNHLVEWHRTPTTQETDGFQVKRPGDLSVRCTLLLMLDYQPPQFKLDPRLARLLGLHTQSRSAIVQALWQYVKTNRLQDSHDKEYINGDKYFQQIFDCPRLKFSEIPQRLTALLLPPDPIVINHVISVDPSDQKKTACYDIDVEVEEPLKGQMSSFLLSTANQQEISALDSKIHETIESINQLKIQRDFMLSFSRDPKGYIQDLLCSQSRDLKVMTDVAGNPEEERRAEFYQQPWSQEAVSRYFYCKIQQRRQELEQSLVVRNT; translated from the exons ATGACTCCAGGCCTTCAGCACCCACCCGCCGTGGTACAG cgcCCCGGGATGCCGTCTGGAGCCCGGatgccccaccagggggcgcccaTGGGCCCCCCGGGCTCCCCGTACATGGGCAGCCCCGCCGTGCGACCCGGCCTGGCCCCCGCGGGCATGGAGCCCGCCCGCAAGCGAGCAGCGCCCCCGCCCGGCCAGAGCCAggcccagagccagggccagcctGTGCCCACCGCCCCCGCGCGGAGCCGCAG tGCCAAGAGGAGGAAGATGGCTGACAAAATCCTCCCTCAAAGG ATCCGGGAGCTGGTCCCTGAGTCCCAGGCTTACATGGACCTCCTGGCATTTGAGAGGAAACTGGATCAGACCATCATGCGGAAGCGGGTGGACATTCAGGAGGCTCTGAAGAGGCCTATGAAG CAAAAGCGGAAGCTGCGTCTTTATATCTCCAATACTTTTAACCCTGCGAAGCCTGATGCCGAGGACTCCGATGGCAGCATCGCCTCCTGGGAGCTGCGGGTGGAAGGGAAGCTCTTGGATGAC cCCAGCAAGCAGAAGCGCAAGTTCTCCTCCTTCTTCAAGAGTTTGGTCATTGAGCTGGACAAAGACCTTTATGGCCCCGACAACCACCTTGTTGAG TGGCACCGGACGCCCACCACTCAGGAGACAGACGGGTTCCAGGTGAAGAGGCCGGGGGACCTGAGCGTGCGCTGTACGCTCCTCCTCATGCTGGACTACCAG CCCCCCCAGTTCAAGCTGGATCCCCGCCTGGCCCGGTTGCTGGGCTTGCACACACAGAGCCGCTCAGCCATCGTCCAGGCCCTGTGGCAGTACGTGAAGACCAACCGGCTGCAGGACTCACATGACAAGGAGTACATCAATGGGGACAAATATTTCCAGCAG ATTTTCGATTGTCCCCGGCTGAAGTTTTCTGAGATCCCCCAGCGCCTAACAGCTCTGCTGCTGCCCCCTGACCCCATTGTCATCAACCACGTCATCAG TGTGGACCCCTCGGACCAGAAGAAGACAGCATGCTACGACATTGATGTGGAGGTGGAGGAGCCACTAAAGGGCCAGATGAGCAGCTTTCTGCTGTCCACCGCCAACCAGCAGGAGATCAGCGCTCTGGACAGTAAG ATCCATGAGACGATTGAGTCCATAAACCAGCTCAAGATCCAGAGGGACTTCATGCTAAGCTTTTCCAGAGACCCCAAAGGCTACATTCAAGACCTGCTCTGCTCCCAGAGCCGGGACCTCAAG gtgatgACAGATGTGGCAGGCAACCCTGAGGAGGAGCGCCGGGCCGAGTTCTACCAGCAGCCCTGGTCCCAGGAAGCTGTCAGCCGCTACTTCTACTGCAAG ATCCAGCAGCGCAGGCAGGAGCTGGAGCAGTCGCTGGTGGTGCG